A stretch of DNA from Polyodon spathula isolate WHYD16114869_AA chromosome 4, ASM1765450v1, whole genome shotgun sequence:
AATAGCCATCTCATGTACAACACTCCATGAACATCCACATTGTAACCATCCTACAAATTTGCTCAGAATGGTCTTCAGGGAACATACACATTACAGTGCTGCCAAACATTTGGGCAGACCAGGTTTTAATGTGAACCAAAGCCAGTTTCAGTAGAAATGTGCCAAATTGCTACTCTGATAATACATATGCACAACTAAAACTTTCAGGATTCCTGGAAAATTAAGCTTATTGATACCATACTACTTGGAAAACATTACTGTTGAACATTTAAAGGAAAGGGTGTGTGGAATTCTCCCAAGTCTCCTCCACCGAATCCCTACAGAGGTGTGTTCGAGTCAGTGGGTCTAGGAACAGCTTCACAGGGTATTCTTCTCCCccacctctccccctcccctcggCTCAGCTGTGCTACTGCTGGCTGACGCCCGTCTGTTGGTGGTCCGCctctggttcctcctcctccatgTCAGCTTGGTAATCCTCAAATGCATCGTCATCTACATCTGGAAGCCCGAGCAGCtggagagaaaaagaaacaccACACTAAATTCACATCTGAACCTCAGACCAATGTTGACGCAAACTGACAGGagtgaaacaataaaataatgacttgtggATCCTGTCTTCAGGTGAGGCTACTGCACTAAACAAACTAAGATAGATTAGTCACAATGCAGGCACcagaaacataatattttattaataactggGACGCTGACACAATTAACAACACAGAACACAATTAAGGCCTAGTCTAATGCTTTCCAAGCAGCCAAGAAACTAAAATGTTGTTTGTGCAGAACACACTGTAGCCTATCATTGCTTCTTTATTCTATTGAAACACGAGACAACTTTCAGGAACGTTTTTCTGGAAACTTCATACACCCGGCTGATGTCTGCCCAGCATGAATTGTTtatcaaaaaacatttttaaaaaaaattaggatTTAAGCAACTTGGTGACAATTTCTTAAATTAAATGACATTCATTCATCTAGCTGATTCAACAGTAGCCTGGAAGTTGCCTCATATTTCATGGCCTTCAGGGTTTATTGCCTTTGTGCACTTACAGGCCTAAAGGACTTGAAGACCTTGTCCAGTATCTCAAGGAGGGTCTTCTTGCCGCAGGAGGAGATGTAGTCCTGAGCCAGCTGCAGAAACGGCAGGCAGTCCTCACTCTCACTCCACACGTGCTTCAGGAGCGAAACACACAGTCACTTCAAGCAACAGAACCAGCCACATGCACAGTGACCAGTAACAATGTgaataaaaatgttgcattatataTTTTAGGGGTGCACATATCCAGTCCAGTTTCTATCAGGTTTTATACGGTAGATGTTACTAAATAATGAATTGATTAAGACCCGGAAGGAGATTACATttattcaattaagtaatttagggtacaggtgGATCAAAGATCAGGAGGGCTTTGCACTGGAATTGCGCCCCACTGGAATGGAGTTTTAACACTGTACAGTTCCATCCAGCAGTTAAAagtttttactttatattttgcATAGAACGTATGTCAAAATGTTATAAAGATGCTTGAAACACTGGCCATACACCCAGTCCTAGGAATCAGCACTATCCACAATTAAAGGTGACTATTCTATgaggctgtggaagggtggtgggtaattcacagacacaggagacagacaggtggatttggcaacaccgcacaggtgcccagttttatttttggttgcTATTTTTCGTTTAGCCTGCCGATggtgctgttggtccgtggtctgcttaccacctatggtaaacagaaccacgggaataccaaataatggtaaaacagttcagggtgcaagcgcactcgcaggtgcttcaaacaataattcaagaatagaaggcgaaaagaaaaagggaaaataaaacagtaacaaaactacaaagaaaaggtgctgcactttgcagcgatatcctgGTCGCcactacccgtgcgacccggatcactgtcctacacTACTGGCTAACTAGCCTTCTCAGCTATaatattcaggggtctgcccaagggttccccaccctcactgtctcgctctgaaactccgtttctttctctccaactggttctcggtcgtggaccagcacTTCCGCagtctcggcgcgtttaaaagggtagacctgaggaaacagcagagcattattttatagggctaacaatctcccaagactcgcctctcagccattcagagagggggaaagtccacacacccactttcccacctccccgtgtcactgccatgactcacaggcggttgttggacgactgccgccctcttcctgcagcccctgtgaacacaccagcagagtcagcacagatctcccccgctacatatccttcccctcagaatgaaaccaccggttcattcgaaaatcctacacccccatgccttcccgagagaaaaagtctgcattttgatgcagctttcctgctcggtggactaccctgaaggcacagggctgcaaggccaagtaccaccgtgttattctggcgttgctatctttcatccggtgaagccatgctaagggggcatgatctgtaaccagggtgaagtgtcgccccaggaggtagtaccggagtgactcgactgcccattttacggcgagacactccttctcgatggtgccaTAATTTTTCTCgcagggaaggagcttcctgctgatgtacaggactgggtgcttgcttccccgaacctcctgcgacagcactgccccgagacctgtctctgatgcatccgtctgcagggaaccggccagtcagccaaggctttcaccttagcaaccagcggtctgatctggccgccccctactcgatactccaaatactccaactcactcttcccaataGCACaattctttgggttagcagtgagccctgcctcccgcaaggattgcagcaccaccgctaccttacacagatgacttggccaatcctcactgtggataaccacatcatctatgtaagcagcagcgtactgctgatggggccgcaagatgcgatccatcatccgctggaaaatggcgggtgctccgtgaaacccaaagggcatggtcctaaattggtacaacccgaagggagtcgaaaacgccatcctctctctagattccggagtcaagggtatctgccagtaccccttcgttaaatccagtgtcgtcataaaatgagctgtgcctagacgctccagcaactcatctacccggggcatcggataagcatcaaatttcgatttctcattgattcgtctgaaatcaatgcaaaatcgagttgacccgtctggcttatcgactaaaacgatcggacttttccagtcactttgggactcttctattacctccagtctcagcatttcgtcaatttccgcttttattacctgtcttttacacTCACGTATaaggtacggcctctggcgaactagcgcccccggctcaatat
This window harbors:
- the LOC121314754 gene encoding maturin-like produces the protein MDFKQLVDIGEKWCSGTPFDLIAAEENDERRLDFYAEPGLSFYVLCPDLSNGADNFHVWSESEDCLPFLQLAQDYISSCGKKTLLEILDKVFKSFRPLLGLPDVDDDAFEDYQADMEEEEPEADHQQTGVSQQ